A region from the Hypericibacter adhaerens genome encodes:
- the pstS gene encoding phosphate ABC transporter substrate-binding protein PstS gives MKLSVKALGLAAAGVVAAGILTAVSAAEISGAGATFPYPIYAKWADAYKQVSGNSLNYQSIGSGGGIKQISANTVTFGASDKPLTPEELDKAGLAQFPTVMGGVVPVVNLSGINPGDLVLDGPTLADIFLGKISQWDDAAIKKLNPSLSLPSQAIAIVHRSDGSGTTFIFTNYLSKLSKEWADSVGSNTAVQWPAGIGAKGNEGVAANVGQTAGSIGYVEYAYAKQNKLTFTKMVNHEGQTVSPTADAFTAAASGADWSHAKGFYMILTDQPGAQSWPITAATFILMQRRPSDQTASIEALKFFDWAYANGDQMATDLDYIPMPDSVVKLIHDYWKESIKGSTGSPIYSGSM, from the coding sequence ATGAAATTGTCTGTGAAAGCCCTGGGGCTCGCAGCGGCCGGCGTCGTGGCGGCTGGCATCCTCACCGCGGTCTCGGCGGCCGAGATTTCCGGCGCCGGCGCGACCTTTCCTTACCCCATCTACGCGAAATGGGCCGACGCCTACAAGCAGGTCAGCGGCAACAGCCTGAACTACCAGTCGATCGGCTCGGGCGGCGGCATCAAGCAGATCAGCGCCAACACCGTGACCTTCGGCGCCTCGGACAAGCCGCTGACCCCCGAAGAGCTCGACAAGGCGGGGCTGGCCCAGTTCCCGACCGTCATGGGCGGCGTGGTTCCGGTGGTCAACCTGTCCGGCATCAACCCGGGCGATCTGGTTCTCGACGGTCCGACCCTCGCCGACATCTTCCTCGGCAAGATCAGCCAGTGGGACGACGCCGCGATCAAGAAGCTCAACCCGAGCCTCTCCCTGCCCTCCCAGGCGATCGCCATCGTCCACCGTTCCGACGGATCGGGCACCACCTTCATCTTCACCAACTACCTCTCGAAGCTCAGCAAGGAATGGGCCGACAGCGTCGGCTCCAACACCGCCGTCCAGTGGCCGGCCGGCATCGGCGCCAAGGGCAATGAGGGCGTCGCCGCCAATGTCGGGCAGACCGCAGGCTCGATCGGCTATGTCGAGTATGCCTACGCCAAGCAGAACAAGCTGACCTTCACGAAGATGGTCAACCATGAGGGCCAGACCGTCAGCCCGACGGCCGACGCCTTCACCGCAGCGGCTTCCGGCGCCGACTGGTCCCATGCGAAGGGCTTCTACATGATCCTGACGGATCAGCCGGGCGCCCAGAGCTGGCCGATCACAGCAGCGACCTTCATCCTGATGCAGCGCCGTCCGAGCGATCAGACCGCCTCGATCGAGGCCCTCAAGTTCTTCGACTGGGCCTATGCCAACGGCGACCAGATGGCGACGGATCTCGACTACATACCGATGCCCGACAGCGTCGTTAAGCTGATCCACGACTACTGGAAAGAGAGCATCAAGGGCTCGACCGGCTCGCCGATCTACAGCGGCAGCATGTAA
- a CDS encoding NADH:flavin oxidoreductase/NADH oxidase: MPHLFAATRLRGLALANRIVVSPMCQYSAVEGVPTEWHRLHLGQFALSRAGLVFVEATAVEPVGRITPGCPGLYSDESERAFRLILESFKSQAGATRIGIQLAHAGRKASISRPWEGSRPLTPAEGGWATVGPSAIPFDDKRPAPQPLDAAGIARIKAAFVAAAKRAVRAGFEAIELHMAHGYLMSSFLSPLTNRRTDAYGGGIENRTRLQAEILAAVRAAVPDGIPVGARINGSDWREGGATIEDAVALGQALKREGCDFLDVSSGGVAADQQIDFRPGYQLPFAARVKKEVGLPTMAVGLISRPQSAEAILAAGHADFVALARAMLDDPRWPWHAATALGATLDLPLPTGYAVAPRWRQVTEEAGAAPDPLLAAAEAQLARAAQ, from the coding sequence GTGCCCCATCTCTTCGCCGCCACCCGGCTTCGCGGCCTCGCGCTCGCGAACCGAATCGTCGTCTCGCCCATGTGCCAATACAGCGCCGTCGAGGGGGTTCCGACCGAGTGGCACCGGTTGCATCTGGGGCAGTTCGCCCTCTCCCGGGCGGGGCTGGTGTTCGTCGAGGCCACGGCGGTGGAGCCGGTCGGCCGGATCACCCCCGGTTGCCCGGGGCTCTATTCGGACGAATCCGAGCGGGCCTTCCGGTTGATCCTGGAGAGCTTCAAGTCCCAGGCCGGCGCCACCCGGATCGGCATCCAGCTCGCCCATGCCGGGCGCAAGGCCTCGATCTCCCGGCCCTGGGAAGGCAGCCGGCCCTTGACCCCGGCCGAGGGCGGCTGGGCCACGGTCGGCCCGAGCGCCATTCCCTTCGACGACAAGCGGCCGGCACCCCAGCCGCTCGATGCGGCCGGGATCGCCCGCATCAAGGCGGCCTTCGTCGCCGCGGCGAAGCGGGCCGTCCGCGCCGGCTTCGAGGCGATCGAGCTCCACATGGCGCATGGCTACCTGATGAGCTCCTTCCTCTCGCCCCTGACGAACCGGCGGACCGACGCCTATGGCGGCGGGATCGAGAACCGGACCCGGCTGCAAGCGGAGATCCTCGCCGCCGTGCGCGCGGCCGTGCCGGACGGGATTCCCGTCGGGGCCCGGATCAACGGTTCGGATTGGCGCGAGGGCGGGGCCACGATCGAGGATGCCGTGGCGCTGGGCCAGGCCTTGAAGCGCGAGGGCTGCGATTTCCTCGATGTCTCCAGCGGCGGCGTCGCCGCCGATCAGCAGATCGACTTCCGGCCCGGCTATCAGTTGCCCTTCGCCGCACGCGTCAAGAAGGAGGTCGGGCTGCCCACCATGGCGGTCGGGCTGATCTCGCGGCCGCAATCGGCCGAGGCGATCCTGGCGGCGGGCCATGCGGATTTCGTGGCGCTGGCGCGGGCCATGCTCGACGACCCGCGCTGGCCCTGGCATGCCGCGACGGCACTCGGCGCCACGCTCGACCTGCCGCTGCCGACCGGCTATGCGGTGGCGCCGCGCTGGCGCCAGGTCACGGAGGAGGCGGGGGCCGCTCCCGATCCGCTGCTCGCCGCGGCCGAAGCGCAGCTCGCCCGGGCCGCGCAATGA
- a CDS encoding ABC transporter substrate-binding protein: MRFWKTCLAAAALAAGIAGIGAGNAQAEDKQITLCWAAWDPANALVELSKDFTAKTGIQMKFEFVPWEHFADRFLNELNSKGKLCDLLIGDSQWIGGSATYGHYVKLNDFFDKNGIKMDDFLPATVYAYSTWPKGSPNYWALPAMGDALGWVYRKDWFARPELQKEFKAKYGRDLAPPKTWDELKQVGEFFQGREIDGKKVYGMAIYTERGSEGITMGVTAALYAWGFQYQDPNKPYHMDGFVNSKDAVAALEFYKSLYKCCVPPGHSDAYMTANLDAYKSGQVAMQMNWFAFFPGIVKDPDVGGDKSGFFVNPSEKVEASTLGGQGISVVSYSDKKDLALEYIKWFAQPDVQKKWWSLGGYSCHKAVLEAPDFAQSAPFAADFLKAMSHVQDFWQEPTYAELLQSMQKRVHDFVVADKGTAQEALDKLVEDWKQVFIDDGKLTE; the protein is encoded by the coding sequence ATGCGATTTTGGAAAACATGCCTGGCGGCCGCGGCACTCGCCGCCGGCATCGCGGGCATCGGCGCCGGCAATGCCCAAGCCGAGGACAAGCAGATCACGCTCTGCTGGGCGGCCTGGGATCCGGCCAATGCGCTGGTCGAGCTGTCGAAGGATTTCACCGCCAAGACCGGCATCCAGATGAAGTTCGAGTTCGTGCCGTGGGAGCATTTCGCCGACCGCTTCCTCAACGAGCTCAATTCCAAGGGCAAGCTCTGCGACCTGCTGATCGGCGACAGCCAGTGGATCGGCGGCTCGGCCACCTACGGCCACTACGTCAAGCTCAACGACTTCTTCGACAAGAACGGCATCAAGATGGACGACTTCCTGCCGGCCACGGTCTATGCCTATTCGACCTGGCCCAAGGGATCGCCGAACTACTGGGCGCTGCCGGCGATGGGCGACGCGCTGGGTTGGGTCTATCGCAAGGACTGGTTCGCACGGCCTGAGCTGCAGAAGGAATTCAAGGCGAAATACGGCCGCGACCTGGCTCCGCCCAAGACCTGGGACGAGCTGAAGCAGGTCGGCGAATTCTTCCAGGGCCGCGAGATCGACGGCAAGAAGGTCTACGGCATGGCGATCTATACGGAGCGCGGCTCCGAGGGCATCACCATGGGCGTGACCGCGGCGCTCTATGCCTGGGGCTTCCAGTATCAGGATCCCAACAAGCCCTATCACATGGACGGGTTCGTCAACAGCAAGGACGCCGTGGCGGCCCTCGAGTTCTACAAGTCCCTCTACAAGTGCTGCGTCCCGCCGGGCCATTCCGACGCCTACATGACCGCCAATCTCGACGCCTACAAGTCGGGCCAGGTGGCGATGCAGATGAACTGGTTCGCCTTCTTCCCCGGCATCGTCAAGGATCCGGACGTCGGCGGCGACAAGTCCGGCTTCTTCGTCAACCCGAGCGAGAAGGTCGAGGCCTCGACGCTCGGCGGCCAGGGCATCTCGGTGGTCAGCTACTCCGACAAGAAGGATCTGGCCCTCGAATACATCAAGTGGTTCGCCCAGCCCGACGTGCAGAAGAAGTGGTGGAGCCTGGGCGGCTATTCCTGCCACAAGGCGGTGCTGGAAGCGCCCGACTTCGCGCAGTCGGCTCCGTTCGCGGCCGACTTCCTGAAGGCGATGAGCCATGTCCAGGACTTCTGGCAGGAGCCGACCTACGCCGAGCTCCTCCAGTCGATGCAGAAGCGCGTGCATGACTTCGTCGTGGCCGACAAGGGCACGGCGCAGGAAGCGCTCGACAAGCTGGTCGAGGACTGGAAACAGGTCTTCATCGACGACGGCAAGCTGACCGAATAG
- the pstA gene encoding phosphate ABC transporter permease PstA, with amino-acid sequence MDARLYGIRRVRNRLFLAFCMTATGIGLACLAIILITLLYQGFSGLDLSVFTEGTPPPGSEGGLQNAILGSLVMTVLAVIFGTPLGIMAGTYLAEYGRYAKLSTVIRFINDILLSAPSIVVGLFVYEVVVKQMGHFSAWAGAIALAIIVIPVVVRTTENMLRLIPDSLREAATAVGAPRWTMISKVAYKAAQAGIVTGILLAIARISGETAPLLFTALNNQFWSNNFNSPMASLPVTIFQFAMSPYEEWQQLAWVGALLITIAVLGLSVLARVLGTKGK; translated from the coding sequence ATGGACGCTCGTCTCTATGGCATCCGCCGGGTGCGCAACCGGCTCTTCCTCGCCTTCTGCATGACTGCCACCGGCATCGGGCTCGCCTGCCTGGCGATCATTCTCATCACGCTCCTCTATCAGGGCTTCAGCGGCCTCGACTTGAGCGTCTTCACCGAGGGCACGCCGCCCCCGGGCTCCGAGGGCGGACTTCAGAACGCCATCCTGGGCAGCCTCGTGATGACGGTCCTGGCGGTCATCTTCGGCACGCCGCTGGGCATCATGGCCGGCACCTACCTCGCCGAATACGGGCGCTACGCCAAGCTCTCGACCGTCATCCGTTTCATCAACGACATCCTGCTCAGCGCGCCGTCGATCGTCGTCGGCCTCTTCGTCTACGAGGTCGTCGTCAAGCAGATGGGCCACTTCTCCGCCTGGGCCGGTGCCATCGCGCTGGCGATCATCGTGATTCCGGTGGTGGTCCGCACCACCGAGAACATGCTGCGGCTGATCCCGGACTCGCTGCGCGAGGCGGCGACCGCCGTCGGCGCGCCGCGCTGGACCATGATCTCGAAGGTCGCCTACAAGGCAGCGCAAGCCGGCATCGTCACCGGCATCCTGCTGGCGATCGCGCGCATCAGCGGCGAGACGGCGCCCCTGCTTTTCACGGCGCTGAACAACCAGTTCTGGAGCAACAACTTCAACTCGCCGATGGCGAGCCTGCCGGTCACCATCTTCCAGTTCGCCATGAGCCCCTACGAGGAATGGCAGCAGCTGGCCTGGGTCGGCGCGCTTCTCATCACGATCGCCGTGCTGGGCCTCAGCGTCCTGGCGCGCGTCCTCGGCACGAAAGGGAAATAG
- the pstB gene encoding phosphate ABC transporter ATP-binding protein PstB yields MASASPVKVAINNLSFYYGDSKALKGINLPIHEREVTAFIGPSGCGKSTLLRILNRIYEMYPKQRAEGEVLLDGENILDRKIDINLLRARVGMVFQKPTPFPMTVYDNIAFGIRLYEKLPKSEMDDRVEHALRHAAIWDEVKDKLHRTGLGLSGGQQQRLCIARTVATKPEVILLDEPCSALDPISTAKIEELIEQLKVDYTIAIVTHNLQQASRVSQYTAFMFLGELIEFGETETVFTKPKQKKTEEYITGRFG; encoded by the coding sequence ATGGCCTCGGCATCTCCGGTAAAGGTCGCCATCAACAACCTGTCCTTCTATTACGGCGACTCGAAGGCGCTGAAAGGGATCAATCTTCCCATTCACGAGCGGGAAGTCACCGCCTTCATCGGCCCGTCCGGCTGCGGCAAGTCCACCCTGCTGCGGATCCTCAACCGCATCTACGAGATGTATCCCAAGCAGCGCGCCGAGGGCGAGGTGCTGCTGGACGGCGAGAACATCCTCGACCGCAAGATCGACATCAATCTCCTGCGCGCGCGGGTCGGCATGGTGTTCCAGAAGCCGACGCCTTTCCCCATGACGGTCTATGACAACATCGCCTTCGGCATCCGGCTCTACGAGAAGCTGCCGAAGTCGGAGATGGACGACCGCGTCGAGCACGCGCTGCGCCACGCCGCGATCTGGGACGAGGTCAAGGACAAGCTGCACCGGACCGGCCTGGGCCTGTCGGGCGGCCAGCAGCAGCGCCTCTGCATCGCCCGCACCGTGGCGACCAAGCCGGAGGTGATCCTGCTGGACGAACCCTGCTCGGCCCTCGACCCCATCTCGACGGCGAAGATCGAGGAACTGATCGAGCAGCTCAAGGTCGACTACACGATCGCGATCGTCACCCACAACCTGCAGCAGGCCTCTCGCGTGTCCCAGTACACCGCTTTCATGTTCCTGGGCGAGCTGATCGAGTTCGGCGAGACCGAAACGGTCTTCACCAAGCCCAAGCAGAAGAAGACCGAGGAATACATCACCGGCCGGTTTGGGTGA
- the pstC gene encoding phosphate ABC transporter permease subunit PstC encodes MTEAAMPESVATPTLDTGRLAAARRFSRNDRFFFRLTQTCAFAVLAILAGVMISLAFGAAPALSEFGLGFLWTDSWNPVTGKFGAVAPIYGTVITSAIAMVIAVPVGLGIATFLTELCPQVLRRPIGIAIELLAGVPSIIYGIWGLFVLAPILQRTLQPWLIGIFHDIPLLNALFAGPPYGIGILTAGIILAIMVLPFISSITRDVFEAVPPMLKESAYGLGCTRREVIWKVVLPYARVGVTGGVMLALGRALGETMAVTFVIGNAHRISASILAPGTTISASIANEFTEAVEDIYTSSLIALGLILFIITFLVLAAARYMLLRIEKKSGG; translated from the coding sequence ATGACCGAAGCCGCGATGCCAGAATCCGTCGCTACGCCGACCCTCGACACCGGCCGACTCGCGGCGGCCCGCCGCTTTTCGCGGAATGACCGCTTCTTCTTCCGCCTGACGCAGACTTGCGCCTTCGCTGTGCTGGCCATCCTTGCCGGCGTCATGATCTCGCTCGCCTTCGGCGCGGCGCCGGCATTGTCGGAGTTCGGGCTGGGCTTCCTCTGGACCGACTCCTGGAACCCGGTCACCGGGAAGTTCGGTGCGGTCGCGCCGATCTACGGCACGGTGATCACCTCGGCCATCGCCATGGTCATCGCGGTGCCCGTCGGCCTCGGCATCGCGACCTTTCTCACGGAGCTCTGCCCCCAGGTGCTCCGCCGCCCGATCGGCATCGCCATCGAGCTTCTGGCTGGCGTCCCCAGCATCATCTACGGCATCTGGGGCTTGTTCGTCCTGGCGCCGATCCTGCAGCGGACGCTCCAGCCCTGGCTGATCGGCATCTTTCACGACATTCCGTTGCTCAATGCCCTCTTCGCCGGTCCGCCTTACGGCATCGGCATCCTCACGGCGGGCATCATTCTCGCCATCATGGTCCTGCCCTTCATCAGCTCGATCACGCGCGACGTGTTCGAGGCCGTACCGCCGATGCTGAAGGAATCGGCCTACGGCCTCGGTTGCACGCGGCGCGAGGTGATCTGGAAGGTGGTGCTGCCCTATGCCCGCGTCGGCGTGACCGGCGGCGTCATGCTGGCGCTCGGCCGCGCGCTGGGCGAGACCATGGCCGTCACTTTCGTCATCGGCAACGCGCACCGCATCAGCGCCTCGATCCTGGCGCCGGGCACCACGATCTCCGCCTCGATCGCCAACGAGTTCACCGAGGCGGTCGAGGACATCTATACCTCGTCCCTGATCGCGCTGGGCCTCATCCTGTTCATCATCACCTTCCTCGTGCTGGCGGCGGCCCGCTACATGCTGCTGCGGATCGAGAAGAAGTCGGGAGGCTGA
- a CDS encoding carbohydrate ABC transporter permease has product MTDATNIAPSGGVAQTERPQRSRTSPIIGAKLKGLSDRSIAWLFISPTILLLLAINIFPLIWAIYLSFTNYRANKPGVPVKWIGLRNYEQILSSEDIWGYLQVTAHFVVFSIALQVILGFGLALLINKRFKGHATWTTVILLPMMLSPAVVGYFWTYLFQPQAGIFNYIVGFFAGIAPDSFTMIGDVNLSPWAIVLVDTWMWTPYVMLICLAGLRSIPDYIYEAAEIDRASQWRQFWHITVPMVLPFLMLAVLFRAIENFKMFDMVVDLTSGGPGSATELASINLKREAFENWRTGYSSAFAIILFVTVFGAANIYVKFLNKVKQR; this is encoded by the coding sequence ATGACCGACGCTACCAACATCGCGCCCTCCGGCGGCGTCGCCCAGACCGAGCGGCCGCAGCGGAGCCGGACCAGCCCGATCATCGGTGCCAAGCTCAAGGGGCTGAGCGACCGGTCGATCGCCTGGCTTTTCATCTCGCCGACGATCCTGCTGCTGCTGGCGATCAACATCTTCCCGCTGATCTGGGCGATCTATCTCAGCTTCACCAACTATCGCGCCAACAAGCCGGGCGTGCCGGTCAAGTGGATCGGCCTGCGCAACTACGAGCAGATCCTGTCCAGCGAGGACATCTGGGGCTATCTCCAGGTCACCGCGCATTTCGTCGTGTTCTCGATCGCGCTGCAGGTGATCCTGGGCTTCGGCCTGGCGCTCCTGATCAACAAGCGCTTCAAGGGCCACGCCACCTGGACCACCGTGATCCTGCTGCCGATGATGCTGTCGCCCGCCGTGGTGGGTTATTTCTGGACCTACCTGTTCCAGCCCCAGGCCGGCATCTTCAACTACATCGTGGGGTTCTTCGCCGGCATCGCGCCGGACAGCTTCACCATGATCGGCGACGTGAACCTGTCGCCCTGGGCCATCGTCCTGGTCGATACCTGGATGTGGACGCCCTATGTGATGCTGATCTGCCTCGCGGGCCTGCGTTCCATTCCCGACTATATCTACGAGGCCGCCGAGATCGACCGCGCCTCGCAATGGCGCCAGTTCTGGCACATCACCGTGCCGATGGTGCTGCCCTTCCTGATGCTGGCGGTCCTGTTCCGCGCCATCGAGAACTTCAAGATGTTCGACATGGTGGTCGACCTGACCTCGGGCGGCCCCGGCTCGGCGACCGAGCTCGCCTCGATCAACCTCAAGCGCGAGGCCTTCGAGAACTGGCGCACCGGCTACAGCTCGGCCTTCGCCATCATCCTGTTCGTGACCGTGTTCGGCGCCGCGAACATCTATGTGAAGTTCCTCAACAAGGTGAAGCAGCGATGA
- a CDS encoding mechanosensitive ion channel domain-containing protein, with protein sequence MGAWPFSALQAADAGSSTVSGGGSSDTPTATTTSTTETSPAPATAPDSAVSREDIDHLIQILQDDKARGQLIEGLRAAVGEEPAAKTEAPEPERPATRFLVSLGDAVTDIGRAVSQAGDFVRDFPRFYRWAQRRLSDPDTRDQLLLEIGQVVVILAVGAIVEFGLPLLYAGWRRRLERASPATILRRIPLAVGNTLLRLVPIIGFWVAAMAMVAAFRPDPLAVLIAVALINAHVVTAFLSLIPYFVLAPTAPGLRFAKLPSPAARSLYRTISTIIAVGAFGYFAAIAMGAAGLPPHIYEFLLDVLGVVVAGLLALRVWQARPRNSIAAIEAAEPASQTAVQRSRYWVEAVWHWPVLAYIAFALLVWLIRGGNGVLFLARATASTAFIVALIAVVLLGVRQLRSRLEVRTGRIHQQNASFGGRVKLYVRLVMWLILAAVAVIAILAVAETWGVPILRWLAAIGGERIIGSLISIAIITAVGLVLWELINFGMERLIRPDDHTLEGLRKAARLRTLLPLFRQVSFGVLALFVVLISLSEIGIDIGPLIAGAGAVGVAVGFGAQAMVKDMLGGVSALVQDTMAVGDVINVAGKGGVVEWMSLRSIRLRDFDGTVHTIPFSEISIVSNSTKDFAYAVFRVNVAYDADIGEVQKIIAEIVKRMREDPAFKAKIWSDVEMLGVDSFGDLAVTVLARVKVGPGQQWDVTRRFQRLLKEEFDKDNIAMRSPARSISLPPPGQPTSESPSPEGEAPAPA encoded by the coding sequence TTGGGCGCCTGGCCTTTCTCAGCCCTCCAGGCGGCGGATGCCGGCAGCAGCACCGTCAGCGGCGGCGGCTCGAGCGACACCCCCACCGCGACCACGACCTCGACGACCGAAACCAGCCCTGCGCCCGCGACCGCACCCGACAGCGCGGTCTCGCGCGAGGACATCGATCACCTGATCCAGATCCTCCAGGACGACAAGGCGAGGGGCCAGCTGATCGAAGGGCTGCGCGCCGCCGTCGGCGAGGAACCGGCGGCAAAGACCGAAGCGCCCGAGCCCGAGCGGCCGGCGACCCGATTCCTGGTGTCGCTGGGCGACGCCGTCACCGATATCGGGCGCGCGGTCAGCCAGGCGGGCGACTTCGTCCGGGATTTCCCGCGCTTCTATCGGTGGGCGCAGCGCCGCCTTTCGGACCCCGACACCCGCGACCAGCTGCTGCTGGAGATCGGCCAGGTCGTGGTCATCCTGGCGGTGGGCGCGATCGTCGAGTTCGGCCTGCCGCTGCTCTATGCCGGCTGGCGCCGCCGGCTCGAGCGCGCCAGCCCCGCGACGATCCTGCGCCGGATCCCGCTGGCGGTGGGGAACACCCTGCTGCGGCTGGTGCCGATCATCGGCTTCTGGGTCGCGGCCATGGCCATGGTCGCGGCGTTCCGCCCGGACCCGCTGGCGGTGCTGATCGCGGTCGCCCTTATCAATGCGCATGTGGTGACCGCCTTCCTGAGCCTGATCCCCTACTTCGTGCTGGCGCCGACGGCGCCCGGCCTGCGCTTCGCCAAGCTGCCGAGTCCGGCGGCACGCAGCCTCTACCGCACGATCTCGACCATCATCGCGGTGGGAGCCTTCGGCTATTTCGCGGCGATCGCGATGGGTGCCGCCGGCCTGCCGCCGCATATCTACGAATTCCTTCTGGACGTGCTGGGCGTGGTGGTCGCCGGTCTCCTGGCGCTGCGCGTCTGGCAGGCGCGCCCGCGCAACAGCATCGCCGCGATCGAAGCCGCGGAGCCCGCCTCGCAAACCGCCGTCCAGCGCAGCCGCTACTGGGTCGAGGCCGTCTGGCACTGGCCCGTCCTGGCTTATATCGCCTTCGCGCTCCTGGTCTGGCTGATCCGCGGCGGCAACGGCGTCCTGTTCCTCGCCCGCGCGACGGCGAGCACCGCCTTCATCGTGGCGCTCATCGCCGTCGTCCTGCTGGGCGTCCGCCAGCTTCGCAGCCGGCTCGAGGTCCGCACCGGCCGGATCCACCAGCAGAACGCCTCCTTCGGCGGGCGCGTGAAGCTCTATGTGCGCCTGGTCATGTGGCTGATCCTGGCCGCGGTCGCGGTGATCGCCATCCTCGCCGTCGCCGAGACCTGGGGCGTCCCCATCCTGCGCTGGCTGGCGGCGATCGGCGGCGAGAGGATCATCGGCAGCCTGATCTCGATCGCGATCATCACCGCCGTCGGCCTCGTCCTGTGGGAGCTCATCAATTTCGGGATGGAGCGGCTCATCCGGCCCGACGACCATACGCTCGAAGGCCTCAGGAAGGCCGCCCGGCTGCGCACGCTCCTGCCGCTCTTCCGCCAGGTCAGCTTCGGCGTGCTGGCGCTCTTCGTGGTGCTGATCAGCCTGTCGGAGATCGGGATCGATATCGGACCCCTGATCGCCGGCGCCGGTGCCGTCGGCGTCGCCGTCGGCTTCGGCGCGCAGGCCATGGTCAAGGACATGCTGGGCGGCGTCTCGGCGCTGGTCCAGGACACGATGGCGGTGGGCGACGTGATCAATGTCGCCGGCAAGGGCGGCGTCGTGGAATGGATGTCGCTCCGCTCGATCCGCCTGCGCGATTTCGACGGCACGGTCCACACCATCCCCTTCAGCGAGATCTCGATCGTCAGCAACTCGACCAAGGATTTCGCCTATGCCGTGTTCCGCGTGAACGTGGCTTACGACGCCGATATCGGCGAGGTGCAGAAGATCATCGCGGAGATCGTCAAGCGCATGCGCGAGGACCCCGCCTTCAAGGCCAAGATCTGGAGCGATGTCGAGATGCTGGGCGTGGACAGCTTCGGCGATCTCGCCGTCACCGTGCTGGCCCGCGTCAAGGTCGGGCCCGGCCAGCAATGGGATGTGACCCGCCGCTTCCAGCGGCTCCTCAAGGAGGAGTTCGACAAGGACAACATCGCCATGCGGTCGCCCGCGCGTAGCATCTCGCTGCCGCCGCCGGGGCAGCCCACATCCGAAAGCCCCTCGCCCGAGGGCGAGGCGCCTGCGCCGGCATGA